The DNA sequence TAATATTGGAAGTTGAGAGAGAAgtttcctcaccttgtgggcaaggtgttctGAAGGAGAGGGGTATGTTACGAGCATAAAGGAAATGGAAAGCAAAAGGAATGGAAGGAGAAGGTGGTAACAGTGAAGGAAGTAGATGCATAAATGGGGAGTGAAGATGGcttgttattttgttatgtgTAATATTAGTTTGTTAGTTGAATATGGGTGAAATGTTGTCGTTAAGAGTAGTCTGGATTAGTgaggaaatgaataaaataatacgATGTCGTCTGAGTTAGTAAGTGATTCACTAAAACATTGTCGTTATATGTTAGGAATGTTTGTATTCAAAGACGTTACGGTGCATTTAATACattgttataaaaagaaaagtaagagCTGGGTAGAACCAACTCTGAAATTCAGTTAACTTTTCCTCATATTCTCTCcctttttcatctcaaattctcCTCTCTTTCCTTCTCTAGGTCTTCATTTCTAAAGGTCGACTACCTCGAAACAGACAGGTTACAAGGGctcattacaaataaaaaagatagTGGATCTATTTTTGTTTGAGCTATTTTCATTGGTGTTGCTTCACTGTGTAATCAAAATGATAGTGGAATGGTTCTTTTCTGAGCTATTTTCGTTGGTAAAGCTCTACTTTTATTTGATTTGGCTGGTCTTGCTTCATTATGGAATCAAAATGATAGTGGGATGGTTATTGTTTGAGCCATTTTCATTGGTTGGTGTTGCTTTACTTTGATTTGGGCTTTAAGTGCATGTTACTTTgagttattttgatatttctggTTTTTGAAGTTTCTGGTATTTGGGAGTTTCTGGTACTTGAAGTTTTTGGTACTCGTTTAGGCAGTTTTTGTAGCCTTGCGGTCCCTTCTGAATTTGTGAAATTTGGGTAAACACAGTTAGTAAGATTTGGGATGCTGTTTGTTTATCTCAATTTTGCTGCACCAGCCCTGAGCATTATCATGCCCTCATGAATTATTGACAAGCTTGAAATCTCCATTATATTGTGCACAGTGTATTCATATGTCGATGTTCACATTGGGATGTTATTTTTAGATTActgcatgtttttttattagagATTGCACATgctattttcatattattgcGTATGTTTTTAGATTAGGGATTGCACATGCTATGATAATGTGGGCAACAAGTATATGTTAAAGGAGCTTCTTGTTTGCTTCTATTTTCCAAGACTAAATGTGATCTGGTTGTTCCCTGAATTGATATTTGCCTTTGTTTTCCAAGTAGTCCTGTGTATATGAGAGATAGTTGTCTTGtgaaaatagtttttgaaaggaaaattctTCTTGCAAGCGAGTTCGCGCACAGCTAACATGTAAggcatttatttaatgaaacggtctaaattgaagacaaaaataattttcgtgagaCAAGAGACTTTCttcttatctcaaaattttttctttcaattagaAAAGTCATGTCAGCATTGGTACGTGGTTTAGTGCGCCAAACTACTTGTACCTAGCAatgctattttttaaaatggtttttgaaaatagttgtactaATGTTTCATTGCAAACCAGAATTGGAAACCATTTGTTTGCAAGCCTGTATCAcacacttaaaattaaaacaccATGTATCACACACTTGGTACCTGGATAATGGTCTGGTATAATATTTTCCTACCGGCATGAATTTGGCCTGTGCCAAAAAGGGCTTGGCCCGATCAATCCGAAAGGCCCTACAAGGGCCCGCCCGACTAAAGTCGGGTTCAACGGATCAAACCCAATACCGGGTTTATTACACCTAATATCGGTCAAAATCGAACACCCGTCTTTTGAATGCAGTCAAGACTCCTCCCAAAGCACCTTCTCCAGAACGACGCCATCGTCAATGAACCGAAGATTATTTTCTTCACCTTTCCCAAACCTTATTACTATCCTGTGATTAGTTttcaacaacccaaataaaaattaatttccatctcaatctctctctttctcctcaagctactctctctctcctaagcCCAtcgctctctctcctcaaaataGAAATGGATAAtatgagaaggaaaaagaaaacacatttTTGCTGGATTCGGTTCCAGCCCCTTGTTCCTAGGCCAAAACCCAAAACCTGGAAGCACTCTTATTGACTTCATCAAAAAGGAATGGGAGCGATGGTACCTGAATACAAACCTATACAAAATAGAGAGAGTACCAAGCTCCAAATACCACCAGCAATGGCCGCTCCTGATGTGATTTATTGGCAGAAACCCAGCAGAGACAATAGGTGCGAAGGCCAAAAGTCAAAACTTTCTTCCAATTTCACAACCCAAAAGCTGTACCTGGATACAAAAGCTACCAGCACCAAAGATTTTCATCCATTTTCTAAATATTCAGATGTATTTTTTGACAATGGTGCAGAGGAGCTAAACACGAAGACGAGGTGGGCCAAATTCGGCCATGAGGGACCCAGGCAACAAAGCTGTGGAGCACATCCATGAGTTGAAGCTGTGGAGACAAAGGCTTCGAATGATAAGGGTCGAAGGCGAAGTGTGAGATGTGGTTGGTTTTTATGAGATTGAAGCTAGGGCTGTACAACAAACCGGAGAACCGACCGGAaccgactcagaccggccgGCCGAGCTCGAAACCGGCCGAAACTAgtgaagaaccggtcggcgtgcggtaCACAATTgagaaaaccgatatcggccAGTTTGGCGTCGGTTCAAACCTGGTTCAATCCGCTGAATCGGCCgactaaagaaattaatttttttttatatactttgtacttaaaacgacgccgttcgacttaagtttaagtggaacggcgtcgtttactCCTATAGTTGTGTTTCAAACATAACTTAAATGAAGCCGTTTGATTTATTatcaaacggcgtcgttttatttATAATGTATTAAAAAGCAAATAAGTAGAACGACAACCAAACGGCATCGTTTCGATATCAATCCGTCTTCTTCCTCGCGTCTTCTTCCTCGCGTCTCAGTTCTCAtcctcgctctctctctcttctctgcaactctttctctctctctagtctctactctctcagacgaaGCTCGGTCTgagaaccgaccgtgaaccgccaCAGAAATGAAGCATTGGCCTGCATTGGCatttctcctccccatcgaccggtttcggccggttttcTCCCCCAAAATTTAagcgtcggttttgcccaaaaaccgcgcCAAAGGgttcggttttcacccctaattgAAGCGGTTTGTTTAACCCGACATTTTTAACCCAACCCAAATAAACCAGTTCGGATCAGTTTATTTCCATTCTGCTTGCTTCCAGGTCGGGTCGATTCGGGCACAAACTAACTTTGGCCAGACCGAGATGCAGGCCTAGCATGAATGCTCCATCCTTGGGTAATGGAGAGTTggagattatgaaaatgaaaataaaataattaaagaaataaaaaaaaaaaattgtattaaaaaataataatattttattattatagagaatgaaatgaaagagatgtttggattcgtaggacatctcagctcatctcaactcatctcactactattcattactattcagcaattttaactcacaaatctcactactattcacaactcatctcattactattcacaatccatctcaactcatctcaagtcattttcgaatccaaacgtctccttaattCAATATGGAGTTTAAATTTTGAGtcataataaaaatctaaaaaatcacatattaacCAAATTTTAACTGTGAGATAACTAAACTAATATCAGTGCAAGCATCAATGTTGGGAATAAAGCTAGAAGATCTCATCTGTAATAAAGGAGGAAGAAAAGTCAAACAGCAATGAAAGGACCGAACTTAAAAGCTCGTACGTGGACGTAAAATTCAGTGTTAAACCACATTAGATATATGTTCATCTATTTCACTGCAAAAGCCATAGATGTACACCACTAGCTAGCACAGCCTCTATCGGTGGTACTGCACAAAACATCTTAACAAAAGTAAACAAacccaacaagaaaaaaagaaaatacaaaccCATAACAAATTAGCCACAACGATCTCtttctattatatatgttatcatcTTAAATCTTTTGGTCGAACCTCAATGCCATGGATCACAAGGCCAGATTTCCAGTTGAGGACTTCAGTCTCCCTCAATTGCATTTCGACCACTCTATCTACCTGGTCATGATTGAAGAATTCCCCCATCTCAATCTCCATCCACATGTCCTCTCTGTCTCTTGGAAATCGTGCACCCTCTTCCTCGGGTGCATCATCCATGAATGTTCTTGATAGCAAATAAGCATTGATAAAATCACATCTGATCTCATCTAGAAATCTAACCGACAACTTCACTGGCTTCTCAAGCCCTTTGAATTGATCCCCAATAGTGTAGATAAGGTATGCTCCGTATCTGGTATTTGGGGACAGAATTTTGGTCTCAATGTGGCCCCATACATGAAGCCAACACACTTCCACAAGATGAGCAACCACCGAAAATCTGCACATGATTCTTATAATGTAAACCGTAATTCACACACACATTGATATAGAAATAGAGAGCTGGGGAGAGTTACCTGGATTTGGGTACCAATGGTGAATCGGCAAGAGGAGACCAATTCCAGTATTGTGAAGCGTCTCCCCATATTACCACTAACTCCCTCGCACCCAGCATGTAACTCTTTTTCCCACTCCATTTATGTATTGTAAAACTCTGTTGAATCAGTTTACTCTTTGATGTCAAGGATATATAATTCTTcaatcaaaatcaataaagaaaTTTGTATCATCCTTTGAAACCTaccttttttttcccaaaatataAAAGTTCCCTTTTTCCAATATTCAAACTGTGCAGTGCTTCTAACAACTTATAACAACTTAAGCAGACAAAGCTAGAGGGAAATTCTAAATATGCCTACCCTGTTACCGTTGCCGATGAGGATTGGATTGTCGCAGAGGCTGAAATAAAGATCTTTCTTGGACGGCATACTCAATGATGACGACGACGAAACCGATTCAGAAATGATTTGCTGATGATCGGGAGGCAGAAGCGCCTCCCACACGAGATTGGAAGTAGCAGCTGAGCTGAATGTCCGGGAAACCAACGACATCCTGCATGCATCAGGAGGGGATGTCTTAGAAATTATGTTGGCGATGCACTCTTCCGGCAAATTGCTTGTAATATCCATAACTTCCGAAATCTCTCTATTGTTCATCTTCGTTTACACGAAATCTACAGACTCATTTTGTGTGTGCATATGAATGTATCtacatatagagagagagacaaagaaaTGTCAAAGGAAGACTTAACGCGGCCAAGTCGTGTCGATCGACTTACAATGCAAGTAGATAGAAACGACATAGAAGCTGCGTGGAAATTAATGTTTTGAGAGACGTTTTTGCaaaggaaaaaactactttatCTATCCATTTGCACCGATTAATTTGACTGatttgtttaatttaatttaataattaagaaagtgattttaagtgtattaaaatatttttttatttttttaaaatatttaaatatattaaaaaatgttgaaaaaatggaggaaaaaaaaaaaaagaaggtgaaGTGCGGTGGACTTGAGCGGACTAGCCCGACTCTTTTGCAAATATGCACAACTTGACATGTAAAGGCTTTACAGTAAAGCACTCTCGTAAAATAGCTaaagctaaataaaataattaatttgactaATAGGATATAAAAACAGGCggtattgaattagtcaaagtGATGTACATGCAAAGTCGGGATTATATTTGCTTTAAACcgtagaatttttaatttattatttcttttgggAACAATATGTTGGTTTGCTTTAAACCGTAGAACGcaaatctttaatttattatttctcttggaAACAATATGAAGGTAAATCAAgctttggattgaaaattgttAGATCATCACAACTCAAAGAAACTTCTAGATCAGCAATAGAGAATATtcaaagagaataaattttaatcttccagaaaaatatttgtgtagCTGAAATGGTGACCATAGGGATAAATTATGTTACGACTAAATGCCTATATATTGAAAACTCTGCATTGAAGAAAGTGGAAGCACAAGGTATACCAAtactttgaaaaatattctgacaatttttcttcttcacttcATTATGGTATCCAAAGCCTAAAAGGAcccaattctattttttttttttttctacactTCTTTCTCTCCCACCTCATGGAGTCaccaaaaaaattatccatTATCAATATCTTCATCATCAACTTAGCCACACACTTTATCACTATCAAACTCACAATCGACAACCATCTCCTATGGAAGGCACAAATTGTGCCATTCTTGAAAGACCACCAACTTTTTAGTTTTGTCGATGGCTCTTTCTCCATGCCCACTCCCATTCTTGATGACAACCTTAACCCAGCACATACATGCTGGATTCTATAGGATTAGTTGATCATTTCAGCCATCAATTCCTCCCTCTCCAATAATGTTTTGGCTCAAGTCCTCGACTGCACAACCTCTTGTGTGGTTTGGACCTCCCTTCAAAATATCTTTTCTGCAAAATCCTCTGCTCATGTAATCCATACCCAATATTAGCTAGCCACACTCAAGAAAGGACCTGAATCAGTTTCGGAATATTGTACCAAAGCCAAAGCACTGGCTGCTTCCTTAGGAGCCTGGTCATTCTCTTTCTGATTCTGATTTTTTCATCTAACTTCTAGCTAAACTTGCCACAAACTGTGAATCCCTTGTCACTGCCCTCACTACAAGACCTGATCCACTTTCACCTCATCAAATTTATAGCTACCTCCTCAACCATGAGTCCCGAATTGCTTATCAAACCCAATCTCTACTTTCTGGTACTACTCTTGCTACCCATAATACTACGATCAGACCAACATCTTCCTTTGGTTCTAATCGTGGA is a window from the Juglans regia cultivar Chandler chromosome 7, Walnut 2.0, whole genome shotgun sequence genome containing:
- the LOC108984057 gene encoding F-box protein At2g02240-like; this translates as MNNREISEVMDITSNLPEECIANIISKTSPPDACRMSLVSRTFSSAATSNLVWEALLPPDHQQIISESVSSSSSLSMPSKKDLYFSLCDNPILIGNGNRSFTIHKWSGKKSYMLGARELVVIWGDASQYWNWSPLADSPLVPKSRFSVVAHLVEVCWLHVWGHIETKILSPNTRYGAYLIYTIGDQFKGLEKPVKLSVRFLDEIRCDFINAYLLSRTFMDDAPEEEGARFPRDREDMWMEIEMGEFFNHDQVDRVVEMQLRETEVLNWKSGLVIHGIEVRPKDLR